One genomic window of Phoenix dactylifera cultivar Barhee BC4 chromosome 6, palm_55x_up_171113_PBpolish2nd_filt_p, whole genome shotgun sequence includes the following:
- the LOC103722314 gene encoding uncharacterized protein LOC103722314, with amino-acid sequence MGRTSTRLPSFCLNRGATPVRVRSPPIDSKPVSATVEACQLLEPSANVEESSDGTKKDVELGRRIMVVVDSSPEAKTALQWTLSHSVGSNDTIVLLDIVKPSKHGEQLQRERDPKGSELLCAMKSICQSKRPEVKVEFSIVEGKERGPAIVEEARKQGASLLVMGQKKRWITWRLLMMWAGSKIGSSIVDYCVKNASCMALAVRRKSRRGGGYLITTKRQKDFWLLA; translated from the exons ATGGGCCGAACCAGCACAAGGCTACCAAGCTTCTGCTTAAACCGTGGTGCAACTCCAGTCCGAGTCCGGTCTCCACCGATAGACTCGAAGCCCGTTTCTGCCACCGTCGAGGCATGTCAGCTCCTCGAGCCTTCTGCCAATGTGGAGGAGTCCAGTGATGGAACAAAGAAGGATGTGGAGCTTGGCAGAAGGATCATGGTTGTCGTGGACTCGAGCCCGGAAGCTAAGACTGCCTTGCAGTGGACGCTCTCGCACTCGGTCGGGAGCAACGACACTATTGTTCTTTTGGACATTGTGAAGCCATCTAAGCATG GTGAACAActtcagagggagagagatcCAAAGGGTTCTGAGCTCCTCTGTGCTATGAAGAGTATCTGCCAATCAAAAAGACCAGAG GTAAAAGTTGAATTTTCTATAGTGGAAGGGAAAGAGCGAGGGCCGGCCATTGTCGAAGAGGCCAGAAAGCAGGGAGCTTCCCTCCTTGTCATGGGGCAGAAGAAGCGATGGATCACATGGCGTCTGCTGATGATGTGGGCCGGAAGTAAGATCGGAAGCAGCATCGTAGACTACTGCGTGAAGAATGCGAGCTGCATGGCTCTGGCAGTGAGGAGAAAGAGTAGGAGAGGTGGTGGATATTTGATCACTACCAAGCGTCAGAAAGACTTCTGGCTTTTGGCTTAA
- the LOC120111095 gene encoding uncharacterized protein LOC120111095, protein MEGARKLLVEKVTDVEGAEEIKRNVIEFLKEKFVQLLHLLDDFGRFFTEKVDQLFPPATRAETLHRWVHVGLTVVLPVALAVLFLFYCCRCCCCCCRNGGRAAGKMMKAPGRGGHLMPRASFESNPQAYFRGLHAGKDLVY, encoded by the coding sequence atggagggagCAAGGAAGCTTTTGGTGGAGAAGGTGACAGACGTAGAGGGAGCGGAAGAAATCAAGAGGAACGTGATAGAGTTCTTGAAGGAGAAATTTGTCCAACTACTCCACCTTCTGGATGATTTCGGCCGGTTCTTCACCGAGAAGGTGGACCAGCTCTTCCCGCCGGCGACCCGGGCCGAAACTCTGCACCGGTGGGTCCACGTCGGGCTCACTGTCGTCCTCCCCGTCGCCCTCGCCGTCCTCTTCCTTTTCTACTGCtgccgctgctgctgctgctgctgccgcaaCGGAGGTCGGGCCGCCGGCAAGATGATGAAGGCCCCCGGGAGGGGTGGCCACCTCATGCCGAGGGCCTCCTTCGAGAGCAATCCCCAGGCTTATTTCCGAGGCCTCCATGCCGGCAAGGATCTGGTCTATTAA
- the LOC120111096 gene encoding hexosyltransferase GAUT11-like, with translation MRRRAPEFRRPARRRLSDWIWWLLGIFVVAGLLLFVVHHHHQDRFGPPIRDKGLATEDIPYRSLNLTQELLSSTSFARQLADQMTLAKAYVVIAKEHSDLQLAWELSSQIRNCQRLLSQAAVRGKPITQEEAHPVVSRLAQLIYKAQDSHYDISTMIITLKNHAVALEERANAAIVQSAEFGQLAAEAMPRSLHCFNIKLTEEWFRDPALRKLADEHRNTPRLVDNNLYHFCIFSDNVLSTSVVVNSTVSNAEHPQQLVFHVVTDEVNYRAMVTWFLRNDFKGCTIEVRRIEEFSWLNGSYSPLVKQLSDARTQANYFMGGSIDQNGETKFGNSKFASLLNHLRFYIPQIHPLLEKVVFLDDDVVVQKDLTPLFSVELHGNVIGAVETCLESFHRFYKYLNFSNPLISSTFDPQACGWAFGMNIFDLIAWKKANVTAKYHYWQEQNADQMLWKTGILPPGLLAFYGLVEPLDRRWHVLGLGYDLDIDDRLIESAAVVHYNGNLKPWLKLAISRYKHLWNRYANSTHLYLKECISH, from the exons ATGCGGCGGAGGGCGCCCGAGTTCCGGCGCCCGGCAAGGAGGAGGCTTTCGGATTGGATCTGGTGGCTTCTGGGGATCTTTGTCGTCGCAGGGTTGCTGCTCTTTGTCGTCCACCATCACCACCAGGACCGGTTTGGGCCGCCGATCCGG GACAAGGGTCTGGCGACGGAAGATATTCCTTACAGAAGTTTAAATCTCACACAAGAGCTTTTAAGCAGCACTTCTTTTGCTAGACAATTGGCTGATCAAATGACACTTGCCAAGGCTTACGTAGTCATCGCAAAAGAGCATAGCGACCTTCAGCTTGCTTGGGAGCTTAGCTCACAGATCAGAAATTGCCAGCGGTTGCTCTCTCAAGCAGCTGTGAGAGGGAAACCGATCACCCAAGAAGAAGCCCATCCTGTAGTCAGTCGCCTAGCGCAGCTGATATACAAGGCCCAAGACTCGCATTATGACATCAGCACGATGATAATAACATTGAAGAACCATGCTGTTGCCCTTGAAGAGCGTGCAAATGCAGCGATAGTGCAGAGTGCAGAGTTTGGTCAATTGGCTGCTGAAGCCATGCCTAGAAGTCTCCACTGTTTCAACATAAAACTGACAGAAGAGTGGTTTAGAGATCCAGCACTTAGAAAACTCGCAGATGAGCATAGGAACACACCTCGGCTTGTGGACAACAACTTATACCATTTCTGTATATTCTCTGATAATGTGCTCTCAACTTCAGTGGTCGTGAATTCCACTGTTTCCAATGCTGAGCACCCACAACAGCTTGTGTTTCATGTGGTCACTGACGAGGTCAACTACCGGGCCATGGTGACCTGGTTCCTCAGGAATGACTTTAAAGGGTGCACAATAGAAGTTCGAAGAATAGAAGAGTTCTCTTGGTTGAATGGCTCATACTCCCCACTGGTCAAACAGTTGTCGGATGCAAGAACCCAGGCTAATTACTTCATGGGTGGTTCAATAGATCAGAATGGGGAAACAAAGTTCGGGAACTCAAAATTTGCTTCATTGTTGAACCACTTGCGCTTCTATATCCCACAAATACACCCACTTTTGGAGAAGGTGGTGTTTCTTGACGATGATGTCGTGGTGCAGAAGGATCTAACCCCTCTATTTTCAGTGGAATTGCATGGGAATGTAATTGGAGCTGTGGAGACTTGCCTTGAGTCGTTCCATCGGTTCTACAAATATCTCAATTTCTCCAATCCCCTGATCAGCTCAACATTCGACCCTCAAGCATGTGGATGGGCATTTGGGATGAACATATTTGATCTGATAGCATGGAAGAAAGCAAACGTGACTGCAAAGTATCACTACTGGCAGGAGCAGAATGCCGACCAGATGCTCTGGAAGACGGGCATACTTCCTCCTGGCCTTCTTGCATTTTATGGGCTGGTGGAGCCACTTGACCGGAGATGGCATGTTCTGGGATTGGGATATGACTTGGACATTGATGATAGGTTGATAGAGAGTGCAGCTGTCGTGCACTATAATGGTAATTTGAAGCCATGGCTAAAGTTGGCCATCAGCAGATATAAGCATTTATGGAATCGGTATGCGAATTCCACACATCTGTATCTTAAAGAGTGTATTTCGCATTGA
- the LOC120111097 gene encoding proline-rich protein 4-like, producing the protein MGTGARVYCLLIISFCFCLHGSLAARHGKKNHPSAMVVGTVYCDTCFHNEFSKPSHFIAGASVAVECGDGAAKLSFRKEVKTNRRGEFRVRLPLEVGKHIRLIESCSVKLIRSNQPFCSIASSATSAGLRLKSRRNGVPVYSAGFFTFRPLKQPELCFQKPILGDQKFDQSAFFFPPIPFLPSPPNIGGIPLPPNPLQPPPSILPPVFPQPPPSLLPPLVPQPPPSLLPPLVPTLPPIPFLTPPPPPPAFHFPPFPFLPNPLFPGIPPAAPSKKTSP; encoded by the exons ATGGGTACTGGAGCTAGAGTCTACTGCTTGTTAATTATATCCTTCTGTTTCTGCCTCCATGGTTCTTTAGCTGCTCGCCATGGAAAAAAGAATCACCCATCTGCAATGGTGGTTGGAACTGTTTACTGTGACACCTGTTTTCACAATGAGTTCTCAAAGCCTAGCCACTTCATAGCAG GTGCTTCAGTGGCAGTTGAATGTGGGGATGGTGCTGCCAAGCTCAGCTTTCGGAAGGAGGTGAAGACTAATCGGCGCGGAGAGTTCAGAGTTCGACTACCTCTTGAAGTTGGCAAGCACATAAGACTGATCGAGTCTTGCTCTGTGAAGCTAATTAGAAGCAACCAGCCATTCTGCTCCATCGCTTCCTCTGCCACTTCCGCCGGGCTTCGTCTCAAGTCCAGAAGGAATGGTGTGCCTGTCTACTCAGCTGGGTTCTTCACCTTCAGGCCTTTGAAGCAACCGGAGCTCTGCTTTCAGAAACCAATTCTTGGAGATCAGAAGTTTGATCAATCTGCGTTCTTCTTTCCTCCAATTCCATTTCTTCCATCTCCGCCTAACATTGGCGGAATCCCGCTGCCACCCAATCCACTTCAGCCACCACCATCTATTCTGCCACCTGTTTTTCCACAGCCACCGCCATCCCTTCTTCCACCACTGGTGCCACAGCCGCCACCATCCCTTCTGCCACCACTTGTGCCTACGTTACCTCCAATTCCATTTCTCACTCCACCACCACCCCCGCCGGCCTTCCACTTCCCTCCTTTCCCGTTCCTTCCAAATCCTCTGTTTCCTGGTATCCCACCAGCTGCACCATCAAAAAAGACCTCCCCATGA